One segment of Manihot esculenta cultivar AM560-2 chromosome 4, M.esculenta_v8, whole genome shotgun sequence DNA contains the following:
- the LOC122723438 gene encoding uncharacterized protein LOC122723438: protein MGKLNGRLAWSRRLTLLYIRIRMTETCGPVTTRLLDVTSRQKKNGIKGEEHPPLKPSLLNYCKSYLLDLRSSDLNPHSLIYPYIIQVFKGGGLSLMWKDDVKLAITGYCSNFIDSTIGDGSDCWRFTGFYGCPESGRRRISWNLLRALADRSQLPWLCSGDYNDIADPLEKAVGSFLSYTYREGTDQCSKERLDRACSNATWDARFPDAISSNLVAPVFYHTPLLIETVGTQVREANRRFRFDNSWLEDDELGEVVLTSWQQGLGLDFIQCKDQLVKRIQYWGKNRNRMRWLQKERIKKRLGECSESLDTRAVRQLKDVCNQILAEEDIRLRQQAKQFWFRHGDRNSKYFHNSIKARRKCNRIQQIVTSDGSLSSDVGTIQDAFLQYFSGLFFNSPTDFAELLPLVQPRIGAEDNVELLADFTDEEFRSALFQMDSNKAPGLDGTIPSEISSALIVFILKCVNPVDVKDFRPIALCNVIYKILSKALANRLKRVLYKIISPNQSAFIPGRLITDNFIVAFETMHGLKLQNRGSVGSCALKIDIAKAYDRVEWSYLFVMLSALGFSDTWVGWMRMCFSNMSYYIVVNGAEIGPVVPSRGLRQGDPISPYLFLIVAEGLSLLIQDSENRGLLHGCCAKVGCPPVSHLFFADDSLLFFDGTVEEAIRIKQILGVYEKASGQAVNFDKSGIMFSPCVSEENRLTIYGILDVHLPLGSGNYLGLPSLIGRSKKKIFSFLRDRIWKRISSWSNRFLCRAGREVLIKSVSQEISTYCMNVFLLPVSTCRQLQVMMNKFWWGGCHEDGRGMNWLSWDRMCGRKSEGGMGFRDLASFNTALLGKQAQLGSNYSFVWKSILSSQQVLQRGVRWRIGDGKQVFVVNCPWIPRDIGFMPLDESMFVPEAMRVCDLFVEGELRWDVEKLMNIFSVADMRAILTIPFPLFPKPDKLIWHLHKKGVYSVKSAYFCALELSERTGVLGYNDGRNRLWSLDVPPKVRDFLWRACHGVLPTRDILLRRGIHVPAACLFCDHDESISHVFLHCPMAVELWRLAGFSTAVAFPIFMDFFIHIYNTFGRERTARMAIHAWKLWHARNERLWVNKVLSPSEVHHAASSYFTDYVASLVARPRTLSHLSVPRVLPLVEATTLEVDWIAFIDCAVFASADLFGFAAVFEDLQGFFSIAISGFYEGGGQPVIAETLALRQCLSYARDYFLQAGCIFTDNQSLALAIRSPLDDFSEFGLVVSNCKDTMRSHGNIHVRWVRRSENRAAHLLARESIHHGRFKIWIDIPDCLLDYYSTR from the exons ATggggaaattaaatggccgtttagCATGGAGCAGACGTCTGACGCTTTTGTACATACGTATCCGTATGACAGAGACATGTGGCCCAGTAACAACAAGACTGTTAGatgtcactagcagacaaaagaaaaatgGAATAAAGGGAGAGGAGCACCCTCCTCTCAAACCAAGCTTACTCAACTACTGTAAATCCTATcttttggatctcagatcatcagactTGAATCCACATTCGCTGATATACCCATATATAATCCAAGTATTTAAAGG GGGAGGTCTCTCTCTTATGTGGAAAGATGATGTCAAGCTAGCCATTACAGGTTATTGctctaattttattgattctacAATTGGGGATGGTTCTGATTGTTGGAGGTTTACTGGGTTCTATGGTTGCCCTGAGTCGGGTCGTCGCCGAATTTCGTGGAATTTGTTGAGGGCTTTGGCTGATAGGAGTCAGCTTCCTTGGTTATGTAGTGGTGACTATAATGATATTGCTGATCCGTTGGAAAAA GCTGTGGGGTCTTTTTTGTCTTATACATATAGAGAGGGTACTGATCAGTGTTCGAAGGAGAGGTTGGATCGTGCTTGTTCTAATGCAACCTGGGATGCTCGTTTTCCTGATGCGATTTCGTCTAATTTAGTTGCTCCAGTTTTTTATCATACTCCTTTATTAATTGAAACTGTTGGAACTCAAGTTAGGGAGGCTAATCGACGATTTCGTTTTGACAATTCATGGCTTGAGGATGATGAGTTAGGGGAAGTGGTTTTGACGTCTTGGCAACAAGGTTTGGGGTTGGATTTTATTCAATGTAAAGACCAGCTTGTGAAGCGTATTCAGTATTGGGGGAAGAATAGAAACCGCATGCGTTGGCTTCAAAAAGAACGAATTAAGAAGAGATTGGGGGAGTGTTCTGAATCGCTTGATACAAGGGCAGTGCGGCAACTGAAGGATGTCTGTAATCAAATTTTGGCAGAGGAGGATATTAGACTACGCCAACAAGCAAAACAGTTCTGGTTTAGACATGGGGATAGGAACTCAAAATATTTCCATAATAGTATCAAAGCTCGTCGCAAATGTAATCGAATTCAGCAAATTGTGACATCGGATGGTTCATTATCTTCAGATGTGGGTACTATTCAGGATGCATTTTTGCAATATTTTTCGGGTTTATTTTTCAATTCACCTACTGATTTTGCGGAGCTTCTCCCTCTGGTTCAGCCTAGAATTGGGGCCGAAGATAATGTTGAGTTATTGGCAGATTTTACAGATGAAGAATTTCGTTCAGCGCTCTTTCAGATGGACTCGAATAAAGCTCCTGGCTTGGATG GTACTATCCCTTCTGAAATCTCCAGTGCTTTAATTGTTTTTATTCTGAAATGTGTGAATCCTGTTGATGTGAAGgattttaggcctattgctcTCTGTAATGTGATTTATAAGATCTTGTCTAAGGCCTTAGCCAATAGATTGAAGAGGGTCCTGTATAAAATTATTTCGCCAAATCAGTCTGCTTTCATTCCTGGGAGACTAATTACGGATAATTTTATTGTTGCTTTTGAGACCATGCATGGTTTGAAATTACAAAATAGGGGTAGTGTGGGGTCGTGTGCTCTGAAAATTGATATTGCTAAGGCCTATGATAGAGTTGAATGGTCatatttgtttgtgatgttatCTGCATTGGGCTTTTCTGATACTTGGGTTGGTTGGATGCGTATGTGTTTTTCAAACATGAGCTACTATATTGTTGTTAACGGAGCAGAGATTGGTCCTGTGGTTCCAAGTCGAGGTCTCCGGCAGGGGGATCCCATTTCTCCCTATTTATTCTTAATTGTTGCTGAAGGACTGTCTTTGTTGATTCAGGATAGTGAAAATAGGGGCCTTTTGCATGGGTGTTGCGCGAAAGTTGGTTGCCCCCCGGTTTCTCACCTTTTCTTTGCAGATGATTCTTTACTATTTTTTGATGGTACAGTGGAGGAAGCTATACGGATTAAGCAAATTCTTGGTGTTTATGAGAAGGCTTCAGGTCAGGctgtaaattttgataaatctgGTATCATGTTTAGTCCGTGTGTGTCTGAGGAAAACCGGTTGACCATCTATGGTATACTTGATGTTCATCTTCCTTTGGGTAGCGGTAATTATTTGGGGTTACCATCTCTTATTGGCCgtagtaaaaagaaaattttctctttcttgaGGGATCGCATTTGGAAACGTATTAGTAGTTGGAGTAATCGTTTTCTTTGTCGTGCAGGCAGAGAAGTATTAATTAAATCTGTATCACAGGAAATTTCAACATATTGCATGAATGTTTTTTTATTACCTGTTTCCACTTGCCGTCAGCTACAGGTCATGATGAATAAATTTTGGTGGGGTGGTTGTCATGAGGATGGGAGAGGGATGAATTGGCTCTCGTGGGATCGAATGTGTGGGCGTAAATCGGAAGGTGGGATGGGCTTTCGGGATTTGGCTAGTTTTAATACTGCCTTATTGGGAAAGCAAG CTCAGTTAGGTTCTAACTATAGCTTCGTTTGGAAGAGTATTTTGTCTTCTCAACAAGTGTTGCAACGTGGGGTAAGGTGGCGAATTGGTGATGGTAAGCAGGTTTTTGTTGTTAATTGCCCTTGGATTCCTCGGGATATTGGTTTTATGCCTTTAGATGAGTCGATGTTTGTTCCTGAAGCCATGAGagtatgtgatttgtttgttgaAGGTGAGCTGCGTTGGGATGTAGAGAAGCTAATGAATATTTTTAGTGTTGCTGATATGAGAGCTATTCTTACTATTCCATTTCCTCTATTCCCAAAACCGGATAAATTAATCTGGCACTTGCATAAGAAGGGTGTGTACTCAGTTAAATCTGCCTATTTTTGTGCCTTAGAATTGTCGGAAAGGACTGGTGTGCTGGGTTATAATGATGGGAGGAACCGTCTTTGGTCTCTTGATGTTCCTCCCAAAGTTCGTGATTTTCTTTGGCGTGCTTGTCATGGAGTGCTTCCTACTCGGGATATTCTTTTGAGGCGTGGGATACATGTACCTGCTGCATGTCTTTTTTGTGATCATGATGAATCTATTTCACATGTTTTTTTGCATTGTCCAATGGCTGTTGAGTTATGGAGACTTGCTGGTTTTTCTACTGCTGTTGCTTTTCCTATATTCATGGATTtctttattcatatttataatactTTTGGCAGAGAAAGGACAGCACGTATGGCTATACATGCATGGAAGTTATGGCATGCCAGGAATGAAAGATTGtgggtcaataaagttttgtcaCCTAGTGAGGTTCATCATGCTGCTAGTTCCTATTTTACTGATTATGTGGCTTCACTTGTGGCTCGGCCAAGGACGTTATCCCACCTATCTGTTCCTCGTGTGCTCCCTTTGGTTGAGGCTACCACTCTTGAAGTTGATTGGATTGCATTCATTGATTGTGCAGTCTTTGCTAGTGCTGATTTGTTCGGTTTTGCAGCAGTATTTGAGGACTTGCAAGGCTTCTTTTCCATTGCAATTTCGGGTTTCTATGAGGGGGGTGGGCAACCTGTTATTGCTGAAACTTTGGCCTTGCGTCAATGTTTATCTTATGCTAGAGATTATTTTCTTCAGGCTGGTTGTATTTTTAcggataaccaatccttagccttGGCTATTCGCTCTCCTCTGGATGACTTTTCGGAGTTTGGATTAGTTGTTTCTAATTGCAAGGATACTATGCGGTCTCATGGTAACATTCATGTTCGTTGGGTACGGCGTTCAGAAAATAGAGCCGCCCATTTATTAGCTAGAGAGTCTATTCATCATGGTAGATTTAAGATTTGGATTGACATTCCTGATTGTCTCTTGGATTATTATTCTACAAGATAA